In Hyalangium minutum, a genomic segment contains:
- a CDS encoding AMP-binding protein, which yields MREHTHSPASGGARQLWKEARTFADILRRRAAEQGQIPAFTFLGAEASEDVTLSYGELDRRARAIAMELEKRSLSGQRVLIVLPPGPASVASLFGCLYAGVIAVPVPPPLFDAPGLEPKLLAAIAQDSGAAAALVGGPRPAEGQRLTIEGLAAHIDLIPTEDAASASPPADWTPPFVDSRAIALLQYTAGTASTPKGVRVTHASLLDNSEALRRGLGQTASDKLLLWLPTHQGLGLLEGVLQPLYTGLPAVLLPPSVFFQKPRRWLEAISTHGATISGAPDFAYELCVRRVNEAERAGLDLSRWRVAFSSGEAVRAETMERFSSHFAPCGFQPRAFRPVYGLAECTYVVASSRSEDGPTLRGVGVDALSQQRITERRGAATKLVSCGPASTVQVIIVNPATRALRGDQEIGEVWVTGLSVADGYWGRVGTTSEAFRGRLSGSAAGMRAFMRTGDLGATSNGELYVTGRIQDVIIWEGQDLRLHDLEFDVEASHPALVPGSCAAFAHKQGREEQLIVVAEAFPPGTSQAAPVRMEALTREITRAIRLNVYQRHGVQPTELLLLRAGTLPRSSLGRVSRNAVRTAYPTFESEPLLRDRGEEPTETVSTLQVPAPTAAVATRGEAEPEGTIPTGLVPLTPAMHAVHAPAHAVEHPTGACRVFELPQGTRWQHVEEALHAVWMAHETLRLRFARSEAGGPEAWAAAITPEKSPVPLTRIELSTRPDEECWQLVERTARELGLELGQCIGNLASFVFCDRGPRSPAWLLAACHPSLLDESSWRILATDLAEACEQSRTRGRVRLTPQSGSLTRWVQELMNEIQLPRIASEARAHWLARAPVPAPARPSPASQELPAPGALAVIDAAALRRASTLFDVSQEALLLAACAHAYGTQLQRPTVRIGLEQSARVSSHYPVDASRMLGNLDFSFPATLALEPDAAPQEVARYAHAELLGAPLGGLAYDGLRAYGADRALATSLTALPAPDFTLHLADEGAPSSRESLHTLAIFESAFPPGQGTARMRVEARLSAERAQILWHGTTSEGVLLSLLAQKTEQTIRALCAQADGNRAAPAQGPGAARTPTAQSSH from the coding sequence GTGAGAGAACACACACACTCCCCTGCCAGCGGTGGAGCGCGCCAGCTCTGGAAGGAAGCGCGGACCTTCGCTGACATCCTCCGGCGTCGCGCGGCGGAGCAGGGGCAGATTCCGGCCTTCACCTTCCTGGGTGCGGAGGCCTCCGAGGATGTGACGCTCTCGTACGGAGAGCTGGATCGGCGGGCCCGCGCCATCGCGATGGAGCTGGAGAAGCGCAGCCTGTCCGGGCAGCGCGTCCTCATCGTCCTGCCGCCTGGCCCGGCCTCCGTCGCCAGCCTCTTCGGCTGCCTCTACGCGGGGGTGATCGCCGTCCCCGTGCCGCCGCCGCTGTTCGATGCGCCGGGGCTGGAGCCCAAGCTGCTGGCCGCCATCGCGCAGGACTCGGGTGCGGCCGCAGCGCTCGTGGGCGGTCCCCGCCCCGCCGAGGGTCAGCGCCTCACGATTGAGGGCCTCGCGGCGCACATTGATCTGATCCCCACCGAGGACGCGGCCTCGGCCTCGCCTCCGGCCGATTGGACGCCGCCGTTCGTGGATTCGCGCGCCATCGCGCTCCTGCAGTACACGGCGGGCACCGCCAGCACCCCCAAGGGCGTGCGGGTGACGCACGCCAGCCTGCTCGACAACTCGGAGGCCCTGCGGCGCGGGCTGGGGCAGACGGCCTCGGACAAGTTGCTGCTGTGGCTGCCCACGCACCAGGGGCTCGGGCTGCTGGAGGGCGTACTCCAGCCCCTCTACACGGGTCTTCCCGCCGTGCTGCTGCCGCCCTCGGTCTTCTTCCAGAAGCCGCGGCGCTGGCTGGAGGCCATCTCCACCCACGGCGCCACCATCAGCGGCGCGCCCGACTTCGCCTACGAGCTGTGCGTGCGGCGCGTAAACGAGGCCGAGCGGGCCGGACTGGATCTCAGCCGCTGGCGCGTGGCCTTCTCCAGTGGCGAGGCCGTGCGCGCGGAGACGATGGAGCGGTTCTCCTCGCACTTCGCCCCGTGCGGGTTCCAGCCCAGGGCGTTCCGGCCGGTGTACGGGCTCGCGGAGTGCACGTACGTGGTGGCCAGCAGCAGGTCCGAGGATGGGCCGACCCTCCGAGGCGTGGGCGTGGATGCCCTGTCCCAGCAGCGCATCACCGAGCGCCGCGGCGCCGCGACGAAGCTGGTGAGCTGTGGCCCTGCCTCAACCGTGCAGGTGATCATCGTCAACCCGGCCACGCGCGCGCTGCGCGGAGATCAAGAGATCGGCGAGGTGTGGGTAACGGGCCTGAGCGTCGCCGATGGCTACTGGGGCCGGGTGGGCACCACCTCCGAGGCCTTCCGAGGGCGCTTGTCGGGCTCGGCCGCGGGCATGCGGGCCTTCATGCGAACCGGGGATCTCGGCGCCACCTCGAACGGAGAGCTGTACGTCACCGGCCGCATCCAAGACGTGATCATCTGGGAGGGCCAGGACCTGCGCCTCCATGATCTCGAGTTCGACGTGGAGGCGAGCCACCCTGCGCTGGTGCCCGGCAGCTGCGCGGCCTTCGCCCACAAGCAGGGGCGCGAGGAGCAGTTGATCGTCGTCGCCGAGGCCTTCCCGCCCGGCACCTCCCAGGCCGCCCCCGTGCGCATGGAGGCGCTGACGCGCGAAATCACCCGCGCCATCCGCCTGAACGTGTACCAGCGCCACGGCGTGCAGCCCACCGAGCTGCTCCTGCTTCGCGCCGGGACCCTGCCGCGCTCGTCGCTGGGGCGGGTCTCCCGGAACGCCGTCCGCACGGCCTACCCTACCTTCGAGTCCGAGCCGCTCCTGCGCGACCGGGGCGAAGAGCCCACCGAGACGGTCTCCACGCTCCAGGTTCCCGCTCCCACGGCTGCGGTTGCCACCCGCGGTGAGGCGGAGCCCGAGGGGACAATCCCCACGGGGCTTGTGCCGCTGACGCCCGCGATGCACGCCGTCCATGCGCCGGCCCATGCGGTGGAGCACCCCACCGGTGCGTGCCGGGTGTTCGAGCTGCCGCAGGGCACCCGGTGGCAGCACGTGGAAGAAGCGCTGCACGCCGTGTGGATGGCGCACGAGACGCTGCGCCTGCGCTTCGCCCGCTCCGAGGCAGGAGGCCCGGAGGCCTGGGCGGCGGCCATCACCCCCGAGAAGAGCCCCGTGCCGCTGACGCGCATCGAGCTCTCCACGCGTCCGGATGAGGAGTGCTGGCAGTTGGTGGAGCGCACCGCCCGGGAGCTGGGCCTCGAGCTCGGCCAGTGCATCGGCAACCTCGCCTCGTTCGTCTTCTGCGATCGCGGGCCGCGCAGCCCGGCGTGGCTCCTGGCCGCCTGCCACCCCTCCCTGCTGGATGAGTCCTCCTGGCGGATCCTCGCCACGGATCTCGCGGAGGCATGCGAGCAATCCCGGACGCGCGGACGCGTGCGGCTGACACCCCAGAGCGGCTCGCTCACGCGGTGGGTCCAAGAGCTCATGAACGAGATCCAGCTGCCGCGCATCGCCTCCGAGGCTCGCGCACACTGGCTCGCCCGAGCGCCCGTGCCGGCTCCGGCGCGTCCCTCTCCCGCCTCCCAGGAGCTGCCCGCGCCAGGAGCCCTCGCCGTGATCGACGCGGCGGCGCTGCGGCGGGCCTCGACACTCTTTGACGTGTCCCAGGAAGCGCTCCTGCTGGCAGCGTGCGCCCACGCCTACGGCACGCAGCTGCAGCGGCCCACGGTCCGCATCGGCCTCGAGCAGAGCGCACGCGTCAGCAGCCACTACCCGGTGGATGCCTCGCGCATGCTGGGCAACCTGGACTTCTCCTTCCCTGCCACCCTGGCCCTGGAGCCGGATGCCGCGCCCCAGGAGGTGGCCCGCTACGCCCACGCTGAGTTGCTGGGCGCACCGCTCGGAGGACTCGCGTATGACGGCCTGCGAGCCTATGGCGCGGATCGCGCGCTCGCCACGTCGCTCACGGCGCTGCCCGCGCCCGACTTCACCCTGCACCTCGCCGACGAGGGTGCCCCTTCGAGCCGCGAGAGCCTGCACACCCTGGCCATCTTCGAGAGCGCCTTTCCTCCGGGACAGGGCACCGCGCGGATGCGCGTGGAGGCCCGGCTGTCCGCCGAGCGGGCCCAAATCCTGTGGCACGGCACCACCTCGGAGGGAGTGCTGCTGAGCTTGTTGGCGCAGAAGACCGAGCAGACGATCCGCGCGCTCTGTGCCCAGGCGGATGGCAATCGGGCCGCTCCCGCGCAAGGTCCGGGTGCCGCGCGGACCCCCACCGCTCAGAGCTCCCACTGA
- a CDS encoding TolC family protein, producing the protein MSPLALVALVALAVDQAPPEAAPAATPAAPAAVSRKLTFQEVLVRMESQNLDLQAARARLAQAQELSSKAWSGYLPQISAGASYTRNSDEASISLPTGYAVRDLGAPQNTDDPTLPGTPTNLGLVPTGVITAPIQVYNQFGAQVQLNQALLAPALCMAIKSANIAEDVAALNVEAARREILFGAAQLYFGAAGLKEAVTVQERLLEVQTAREKDAQLTFDAGAQPKVALLRAQIDKARSEQDLVRARNSYLSTLQALATLMNEPADFDVVVPEEPVMPEGIEDLERALQDRPDVAAARRSVDLAETGRSAVKWKYAPSLGLSAAYRWANVGGFTGKNTSWLVTVGLQWVLWDGGLREAELRESSAKIAEAKANAANSENKVRDEIRRGLLDLASARANRLKAERQLQLARESQRLVDVSFKAGTATYLEVTDANTALAAAETGFVGETLNASLAALRVLKAAGRFAPPAQQSAQ; encoded by the coding sequence ATGAGCCCCCTCGCCCTCGTTGCCCTCGTTGCCCTGGCCGTAGACCAGGCTCCCCCCGAAGCCGCTCCCGCGGCGACCCCTGCCGCCCCTGCCGCCGTCTCCCGGAAGCTCACCTTCCAGGAAGTGCTCGTCCGCATGGAGTCCCAGAACCTGGACCTGCAGGCCGCCCGCGCGCGCCTGGCTCAGGCTCAGGAACTGTCCTCCAAGGCGTGGAGCGGCTACCTGCCGCAGATCTCCGCTGGCGCTTCGTACACGCGCAACAGTGACGAGGCCTCCATCTCCCTGCCCACCGGCTACGCGGTCCGCGATCTTGGCGCGCCGCAGAACACCGACGATCCGACCCTGCCGGGTACTCCCACCAACCTGGGGCTGGTGCCCACGGGCGTCATCACCGCGCCCATCCAGGTCTACAACCAGTTCGGCGCCCAGGTGCAGCTCAACCAAGCGCTGCTCGCGCCGGCGCTGTGCATGGCCATCAAGAGCGCGAACATCGCCGAGGACGTGGCGGCCCTCAATGTGGAGGCGGCCCGCCGGGAGATCCTCTTCGGCGCGGCGCAGCTCTACTTCGGCGCGGCCGGCCTGAAGGAGGCCGTCACGGTGCAGGAGCGGCTGCTGGAGGTGCAGACGGCCCGTGAGAAGGACGCGCAGTTGACTTTCGACGCGGGCGCCCAGCCCAAGGTGGCGCTGCTGCGCGCGCAGATCGACAAGGCTCGCTCGGAGCAGGATCTGGTGCGCGCGCGCAACTCCTACCTGAGCACGCTGCAGGCGCTGGCCACGCTGATGAACGAGCCGGCGGACTTCGACGTGGTGGTGCCCGAGGAGCCTGTGATGCCCGAGGGCATCGAGGACCTGGAGCGCGCGCTGCAGGACCGTCCGGACGTGGCGGCAGCGCGGCGCAGCGTGGATCTGGCCGAGACGGGGCGCAGCGCGGTGAAGTGGAAGTACGCGCCCTCGCTGGGCCTGTCCGCGGCGTACCGTTGGGCCAACGTGGGTGGCTTCACCGGGAAGAACACGAGCTGGCTCGTCACCGTGGGCCTGCAGTGGGTGCTCTGGGACGGCGGCCTGCGCGAGGCGGAGCTGCGCGAGAGCAGCGCGAAGATCGCCGAGGCGAAGGCCAACGCCGCCAACTCCGAGAACAAGGTGCGCGATGAGATTCGCCGGGGCCTGCTGGATCTCGCGAGCGCCCGCGCCAACCGCCTCAAGGCCGAGCGGCAGTTGCAGTTGGCGCGCGAGAGCCAGCGGCTGGTGGACGTGAGCTTCAAGGCGGGCACCGCCACCTACCTCGAGGTGACGGACGCCAACACGGCGCTCGCGGCGGCGGAGACGGGGTTCGTGGGCGAGACGCTCAACGCCTCGCTGGCCGCGCTGCGCGTGCTCAAGGCCGCCGGCCGGTTCGCTCCTCCGGCGCAGCAGAGCGCGCAGTAA